From a single Herbiconiux sp. SALV-R1 genomic region:
- a CDS encoding SpaH/EbpB family LPXTG-anchored major pilin produces the protein MSSPAFRRITAAIGAVVLAAGAAIVSVAPAQAVILPGNIDSTQQRTLTVHKFALGPGNGAVAGTGQQLPSTTNLGTPLPGAVFTATQVAGVDLTTPEGWTIATNLTPATAANRLSTTSFTSTPSAANGTANFTVDPATYPTGMPIGLYYVQETVLPADATNPTAPFLVSLPLPTGPVGAPANQWIYDVHVYPKNAVTELTKTRVPAPANSAEARNPDLIRWAIASSIPTLAAGDTITNFSLADSVPTDLEFVETPPAGVSPTTVTVTSAAGIAQNFVLGTDYTITTTASTSTLTFTPGGLTRLTTLQGGVVSFNVLTRAVTIPANGLIVNSATATINGATETVTGTTPIGQLTVLAYESNNGSPRVPLAGAVYQVYLTQNDANLQQNPIFIAGQQNWTTGANGLVVIPIVTPGNYYVREITPPAGFNLPQSNPIQAVVVAGPTSTVPPVQNYVEFNHTQVSGANFLLPLTGGDGGLWFGLGGGALLVLALGSAVVVSRKRAAAARELA, from the coding sequence ATGTCCTCACCCGCATTCAGGCGGATCACCGCCGCGATCGGGGCCGTCGTGCTTGCCGCCGGCGCGGCGATCGTATCCGTCGCGCCTGCCCAAGCCGTCATCCTCCCCGGAAACATCGACTCCACGCAGCAGCGCACGCTCACCGTGCACAAGTTCGCCCTCGGCCCGGGCAACGGGGCGGTGGCCGGAACCGGCCAGCAGCTGCCCTCCACCACCAACCTCGGCACCCCGCTGCCGGGTGCGGTGTTCACCGCGACGCAGGTGGCCGGCGTCGACCTCACCACGCCGGAAGGCTGGACGATCGCCACCAACCTCACGCCGGCGACGGCGGCGAACCGGCTGAGCACCACGTCGTTCACCTCGACCCCGTCGGCCGCCAACGGCACGGCGAACTTCACGGTCGACCCGGCGACGTACCCGACCGGCATGCCGATCGGTCTGTACTACGTGCAGGAGACCGTGCTCCCGGCCGACGCCACCAACCCGACCGCGCCGTTCCTGGTGTCGCTGCCGCTGCCCACGGGCCCCGTCGGCGCCCCGGCGAACCAGTGGATCTACGACGTGCACGTCTACCCGAAGAACGCGGTCACCGAGCTGACGAAGACGCGGGTTCCCGCACCGGCGAACTCCGCCGAGGCGCGCAACCCCGACCTCATCCGTTGGGCCATCGCGTCGAGCATCCCGACCCTCGCCGCCGGTGACACCATCACGAACTTCTCGCTCGCCGACTCGGTGCCCACCGATCTCGAGTTTGTGGAGACGCCGCCCGCCGGTGTGTCGCCGACGACCGTGACGGTCACGAGCGCCGCGGGAATCGCGCAGAACTTCGTGCTCGGCACCGACTACACCATCACCACGACGGCGTCGACCTCGACGCTCACCTTCACCCCGGGCGGTCTGACGCGCCTCACCACCCTGCAGGGCGGCGTGGTGTCGTTCAACGTGCTCACCCGCGCGGTGACCATCCCGGCCAACGGCCTCATCGTCAACAGCGCCACCGCCACCATCAACGGCGCGACCGAGACCGTGACGGGCACCACCCCGATCGGCCAGCTGACGGTGCTCGCCTACGAGAGCAACAACGGCAGCCCGCGCGTGCCGCTGGCCGGCGCCGTCTACCAGGTGTACCTCACCCAGAACGACGCCAACCTGCAGCAGAACCCGATCTTCATCGCGGGTCAGCAGAACTGGACCACGGGCGCCAACGGTCTGGTCGTCATCCCGATCGTCACGCCGGGCAACTACTACGTGCGTGAGATCACCCCGCCGGCCGGCTTCAACCTGCCGCAGTCGAACCCGATCCAGGCCGTCGTGGTCGCGGGCCCGACTTCGACGGTGCCGCCTGTGCAGAACTACGTGGAGTTCAACCACACCCAGGTGTCGGGAGCGAACTTCCTGCTGCCGCTCACCGGTGGTGACGGCGGGCTCTGGTTCGGTCTCGGGGGTGGAGCGCTGCTCGTGCTCGCCCTGGGCTCCGCGGTCGTCGTCTCGCGCAAGCGGGCAGCCGCGGCGCGCGAGCTCGCGTAG
- a CDS encoding class C sortase, which yields MTAEVGRRDGVPPPPRAGEDVVTRRALRRSRRWRLPKVPLAIAVVTVIGAGLLLFPTIVSWFSQYEQSQRITELSDDVADLSVETLRQRLDEARAYNAQLTGDGANVAADERLPLAEQPEQGGDYAAILHADENGLMARLKIPSIAVDLPIYHGTSDDVLDHGVGHLEGTAVPVGGRTTHSILTAHRGLATSELFTHLDRVALDDTFTIEVFGEVLTYRVVDTRVVEPTQTETLVPVVGEDLITLVTCTPLGVNSHRILVTGERVIPTPQSDLDGAGERPEIPTFPWWALIAAGVLAVASLYVWWSGRPPAPRPTSGRPGTEGAADSVEGAA from the coding sequence ATGACAGCGGAGGTGGGGCGTCGTGACGGCGTCCCACCTCCGCCGCGTGCGGGAGAAGACGTCGTCACCCGGAGAGCACTCCGGCGGAGCCGGCGCTGGCGCCTGCCGAAGGTGCCGCTCGCCATCGCCGTGGTGACCGTCATCGGGGCGGGTCTGCTCCTATTCCCCACGATCGTCTCCTGGTTCAGCCAGTACGAGCAGTCGCAGCGCATCACCGAGCTGAGCGACGACGTGGCCGACCTCAGCGTCGAGACCCTCCGCCAGCGACTCGACGAGGCGCGCGCCTACAACGCCCAGCTCACCGGCGACGGTGCCAACGTCGCCGCGGACGAACGCCTCCCGCTGGCCGAGCAGCCGGAGCAGGGCGGCGACTACGCCGCCATCCTGCACGCCGACGAGAACGGTCTGATGGCGCGGCTGAAGATCCCCTCCATCGCCGTCGACCTGCCCATCTACCACGGCACGAGCGACGACGTGCTCGACCACGGCGTGGGCCACCTCGAGGGCACCGCCGTGCCCGTCGGCGGGCGCACCACGCACTCGATCCTCACGGCCCACCGGGGCCTCGCGACCTCCGAGCTGTTCACCCACCTCGACCGCGTCGCGCTCGACGACACCTTCACTATCGAGGTGTTCGGGGAGGTGCTGACCTACCGGGTCGTCGACACCCGGGTCGTCGAACCCACCCAGACGGAGACGCTCGTGCCCGTGGTCGGCGAAGACCTCATCACGCTGGTCACCTGCACGCCCCTCGGGGTCAACAGCCATCGCATCCTGGTGACCGGGGAGCGGGTCATCCCGACCCCGCAGAGCGATCTCGACGGCGCGGGCGAGCGCCCCGAGATCCCGACCTTCCCGTGGTGGGCGCTCATCGCCGCCGGGGTGCTCGCCGTGGCGTCGCTCTACGTCTGGTGGTCGGGCCGCCCTCCGGCGCCGCGCCCGACCTCGGGTCGGCCGGGCACGGAGGGAGCGGCCGACTCAGTGGAAGGGGCAGCGTGA
- a CDS encoding cytochrome P450 has product MSRPLLDDSVRLMLHGYGLGSRVWSRVRPGARAAPMRLLGDDALLVRGADAVELFYDESRVARHGAMPALVQETLFGRGSVHSLDGDEHRHRKATFVDVAYEDEQVARLTPLFETEWRVELDDWERGGDRSAYDAAVGVFGRAGMRWAGLPGTPAAKTRWATRLAQIVDGFGAPYSPEYLLAYGNRLWSDTHAKHLVEAVRTGALHPAEGTALHAWAWHRDRRGDLLEARLAGVELQNSVRPLIAVARFVAFAAKELHDRPEWRERIAHETAERGALVGGPLATAFAQEIRRTAPFVPLLPGWALADLEVDGQRLPRGGRLLLDILGTNTDESSWEAATAFDPERFVGVDDYEAIPVFIPHGGAEVPTGHRCPGEKLAIAGLASAVAALSDPRVTVLDEGLRVNRRRLPTKPASGGRVRASGPPSRCPFH; this is encoded by the coding sequence ATGAGCCGTCCCCTCCTCGACGACTCCGTGCGGCTGATGCTCCACGGCTACGGCCTCGGCTCGCGCGTGTGGTCGCGGGTGCGCCCCGGAGCACGCGCTGCACCCATGCGTCTGCTCGGGGACGACGCCCTCCTGGTGCGCGGCGCCGACGCGGTCGAGCTGTTCTACGACGAGTCACGCGTCGCCCGCCACGGCGCCATGCCGGCCCTCGTGCAGGAGACGCTGTTCGGCCGCGGGTCGGTGCACAGCCTCGACGGCGACGAGCACCGGCACCGCAAGGCGACCTTCGTCGACGTCGCCTACGAAGACGAGCAGGTCGCAAGGCTGACCCCGCTGTTCGAGACGGAGTGGCGGGTCGAGCTCGACGACTGGGAGCGCGGCGGCGACCGCAGTGCCTACGACGCGGCGGTGGGTGTGTTCGGCCGGGCCGGGATGCGCTGGGCGGGCCTGCCGGGAACGCCGGCCGCGAAGACCCGCTGGGCGACGCGGCTCGCCCAGATCGTCGACGGCTTCGGAGCGCCGTACTCCCCCGAGTACCTGCTGGCCTACGGCAACCGGCTGTGGTCGGACACGCACGCGAAGCACCTCGTCGAGGCCGTGCGCACCGGCGCCCTGCACCCCGCGGAGGGCACCGCGCTGCACGCCTGGGCATGGCACCGCGATCGCCGAGGCGACCTCCTCGAGGCGCGTCTCGCGGGCGTCGAGCTGCAGAACAGCGTCCGGCCGCTGATCGCGGTCGCCCGCTTCGTCGCCTTCGCGGCCAAGGAGCTGCACGACCGACCCGAGTGGCGCGAGCGCATCGCCCACGAGACTGCCGAGCGCGGCGCCCTGGTGGGCGGGCCGCTCGCCACCGCGTTCGCGCAGGAGATCCGGCGCACGGCGCCGTTCGTGCCGCTGCTGCCGGGCTGGGCGCTCGCCGACCTCGAGGTCGACGGGCAGCGGCTGCCGCGCGGCGGGCGCCTCCTGCTCGACATCCTCGGCACGAACACCGACGAGAGCTCGTGGGAGGCCGCCACCGCGTTCGACCCCGAGCGGTTCGTCGGCGTCGACGACTACGAGGCCATCCCGGTCTTCATCCCCCACGGCGGGGCGGAGGTGCCCACCGGCCACCGCTGCCCCGGCGAGAAGCTCGCCATCGCCGGCCTCGCCTCCGCGGTCGCCGCACTGAGCGACCCGCGGGTCACCGTGCTCGACGAGGGGCTGCGGGTGAACCGCCGCCGCCTGCCCACGAAGCCCGCCTCAGGGGGCCGTGTGCGCGCATCCGGTCCGCCGTCACGCTGCCCCTTCCACTGA
- a CDS encoding MarR family winged helix-turn-helix transcriptional regulator, with protein sequence MNSSLQHSADDLVDALTELWNAEVQRRREITERTGLSANDEQALEHIVDASRAGEGVSPKSLAAGIGITSASITVLIDRLERRGLVTRAVSPSDRRALSLHPTQEGASLVESARGPGTDFVGVLKRMGEAERESGIRFLHALSSAIGHRAP encoded by the coding sequence GTGAACTCCTCACTCCAGCACTCCGCAGACGACCTCGTCGACGCCCTCACCGAACTCTGGAACGCCGAGGTGCAGCGGCGCCGCGAGATCACCGAGCGCACGGGTCTCTCGGCGAACGACGAACAGGCGCTCGAGCACATCGTCGACGCCTCGCGGGCCGGCGAAGGAGTGAGCCCCAAGTCGCTCGCGGCCGGCATCGGCATCACCAGCGCGTCGATCACGGTGCTCATCGACCGCCTCGAACGACGGGGACTCGTCACCCGCGCGGTGAGCCCCTCCGACCGCCGAGCGCTGTCCCTGCACCCCACCCAGGAGGGCGCGTCGCTGGTGGAGTCGGCACGCGGCCCCGGCACCGATTTCGTCGGTGTGCTGAAGCGGATGGGTGAGGCCGAACGCGAGTCGGGCATCCGTTTCCTGCACGCGCTGAGCTCGGCCATCGGGCATCGGGCCCCCTAG
- a CDS encoding zinc-binding alcohol dehydrogenase family protein yields MSTNSAAWLPEARSDVVVGPAEMPVPGPGELLVRTRAVAVNPLDDVKQWTGNLMYRWLPYPAVLGEDVAGEVAAVGPDVTRFAPGDRVVAYAVGMERGTRHRAEGGFQSFVVVREGLTAPLPDTLAFHDAVVLPLAVSTAATALFQRDHLALPHPTPAPVGGRGTVVVWGGSTSVGSNAIQLAVASGHRVVTTASPRNHERMRDLGADLVVDYRDSTAVDRLSEALRGDEVVGVLAVGTGSGAAAVALAAATGARRVALASPAVSFASLPRRGGPSVTAALTMTRLGASTALTQLTARRHGISARFVWGSALMTNEVGRMLWHDHLPRALADGTHRPAPEAEVVGEGLESIQTALDRLRAGVSAKKLVVVL; encoded by the coding sequence GTGTCGACGAACTCCGCCGCCTGGCTGCCCGAGGCCCGCTCCGACGTCGTGGTCGGCCCCGCCGAGATGCCCGTGCCGGGCCCGGGCGAATTGCTCGTGCGCACCCGCGCGGTGGCCGTGAACCCGCTCGACGACGTCAAGCAGTGGACGGGGAACCTCATGTACCGCTGGCTCCCCTACCCCGCCGTGCTCGGCGAAGACGTCGCGGGTGAGGTGGCCGCGGTGGGCCCCGACGTCACGCGGTTCGCTCCCGGCGACCGCGTCGTCGCCTACGCCGTGGGCATGGAGCGCGGCACGAGGCACCGCGCCGAAGGAGGGTTCCAGTCGTTCGTGGTCGTGCGCGAGGGCCTCACCGCGCCCCTCCCCGACACGCTGGCCTTCCACGACGCCGTCGTGCTCCCGCTCGCCGTCTCCACGGCGGCGACCGCCCTGTTCCAGCGCGATCACCTCGCTCTCCCACACCCGACACCCGCACCGGTGGGCGGCCGGGGCACCGTCGTGGTCTGGGGCGGGTCGACGAGCGTCGGGAGCAATGCGATCCAGCTGGCCGTCGCATCCGGCCACCGGGTCGTGACCACGGCCTCACCGCGCAATCACGAGCGGATGCGCGACCTTGGCGCCGATCTCGTCGTCGACTATCGCGACAGCACGGCCGTCGACCGGCTGAGCGAGGCGTTGCGGGGCGACGAGGTCGTGGGCGTGCTGGCCGTGGGCACCGGGTCGGGCGCAGCCGCTGTCGCCCTCGCCGCGGCGACGGGCGCCCGTCGGGTCGCCCTCGCGAGCCCGGCCGTCTCGTTCGCGTCACTCCCCCGGCGCGGCGGCCCCAGCGTCACCGCCGCGCTCACGATGACGCGCCTGGGCGCCTCGACCGCCCTCACCCAGCTCACCGCGCGGCGGCACGGCATCAGCGCCCGCTTCGTGTGGGGCAGCGCGCTCATGACGAACGAGGTGGGCCGGATGCTGTGGCACGACCACCTGCCCCGAGCGCTCGCCGACGGCACGCACCGCCCCGCTCCGGAGGCCGAGGTGGTCGGCGAGGGGCTCGAGTCGATCCAGACGGCCCTCGACCGCCTGCGCGCCGGAGTCTCGGCGAAGAAGCTCGTCGTCGTGCTCTGA
- a CDS encoding TetR/AcrR family transcriptional regulator, producing MPRWAPDAALRLERAAMELFAEKGYEQTTVPEIASRAGLTTRTFFRHFADKRDVLFLRERELPTVVAGVLEGAPTGLAPMALALYGLETVASGDLEDWKRDVRARRAVVDSEPKLRERERLKSAVLTDAIDRALRTRGASPEEAALTAAVAAALFDTSLALWLAGGDDVPLIDVLRRQRALLGRLVIPGS from the coding sequence ATGCCTCGCTGGGCCCCCGACGCCGCTCTGCGCCTCGAGCGCGCCGCCATGGAGCTGTTCGCCGAGAAGGGTTACGAGCAGACCACGGTGCCCGAGATCGCCTCTCGCGCCGGCCTCACCACACGCACCTTCTTCCGGCACTTCGCCGACAAGCGCGACGTGCTCTTCCTGCGCGAACGCGAACTGCCCACGGTCGTCGCCGGGGTGCTCGAGGGCGCGCCGACGGGTCTCGCGCCGATGGCACTCGCCCTGTACGGGCTCGAGACGGTGGCGAGCGGCGACCTCGAAGACTGGAAGCGCGACGTGCGCGCCCGCCGCGCCGTCGTCGACTCGGAGCCCAAGCTGCGCGAGCGCGAACGCCTGAAGTCGGCGGTGCTGACCGACGCGATCGACCGGGCGCTGCGCACCCGAGGCGCTTCGCCCGAGGAGGCGGCGCTGACGGCGGCGGTCGCCGCCGCGCTCTTCGACACGTCGCTCGCGCTCTGGCTGGCGGGCGGCGACGACGTTCCGCTCATCGACGTGCTGCGGCGTCAGCGGGCGCTGCTCGGGCGGCTCGTCATCCCCGGCTCCTAA
- a CDS encoding phosphotransferase, translating into MASSSLTPQQSALPPEQTVASHEAVNLTAAEVGDLVEDLYGVRGARVTPLGAESSAVCRVDERDGGSLAVKVFWADDPTGAAARWQHEVVDRLSRQGLPVARPKRSRADSLTAEGATRSRSVLVQVSEWLTGAPLEEVPFSKELLRSVGRTAARLQTALGREQAPTGLVGHDWEITAAATTIERSMERIRARRMLSQSAPPLSAPAERLERVAERVIDLMQAEVEPRLGAIPRAVVHHDLHDSNLLVDRSSPHEITGILDFGDMLTSIRISEPVIAAAYAARNTDDPVAAVSTVLRGWAESYPISAEEDAVVLPLAAARLATNAAVWTSRLTGARAAYAAARLHGSLETAELLLRAAEERWSSGTSP; encoded by the coding sequence GTGGCCTCCTCATCACTCACACCGCAGCAGAGCGCGCTCCCACCGGAGCAGACGGTGGCGTCTCACGAAGCCGTGAACCTCACCGCGGCCGAGGTCGGTGATCTTGTCGAAGACCTCTACGGCGTGCGCGGCGCCCGCGTCACACCCCTGGGCGCAGAGAGTTCCGCGGTGTGCCGGGTCGACGAGCGCGACGGGGGCTCCCTGGCCGTCAAAGTCTTCTGGGCCGACGACCCGACGGGCGCGGCGGCCCGGTGGCAGCACGAGGTGGTCGACCGACTGTCGAGGCAGGGCCTACCCGTGGCCCGCCCGAAGCGGTCGCGGGCTGATTCCCTCACCGCCGAGGGTGCCACGAGGAGTCGATCGGTTCTGGTGCAGGTCTCGGAGTGGCTGACCGGCGCACCCCTGGAGGAGGTGCCGTTCAGCAAGGAGCTGCTGCGGAGCGTGGGGCGCACGGCCGCCCGGCTACAGACGGCGCTCGGCCGTGAGCAGGCACCCACAGGCCTCGTCGGTCACGATTGGGAGATCACGGCCGCGGCCACGACGATCGAGCGTTCGATGGAGCGCATCCGAGCGCGCCGAATGCTGTCGCAGAGCGCACCACCGCTCTCCGCTCCGGCCGAGCGGCTGGAGCGCGTGGCGGAACGCGTGATCGACCTGATGCAGGCAGAGGTCGAGCCACGCCTGGGTGCGATCCCCCGCGCGGTGGTGCACCACGATCTGCACGACTCCAATCTGCTCGTCGACCGCTCCTCCCCGCACGAGATCACGGGCATCCTCGATTTCGGCGACATGCTCACGAGCATCCGCATCTCCGAGCCGGTGATCGCTGCCGCCTACGCGGCGCGCAATACCGACGACCCGGTCGCTGCCGTCTCGACCGTCCTGCGTGGGTGGGCGGAGAGCTACCCGATCTCCGCCGAGGAAGACGCGGTGGTGCTCCCCCTCGCTGCCGCCAGGCTCGCCACCAATGCCGCCGTCTGGACCTCGCGGCTCACCGGCGCACGCGCGGCCTACGCGGCAGCCCGCCTCCACGGCTCCCTCGAGACCGCCGAACTCCTTCTGCGCGCCGCGGAGGAGCGATGGAGCAGCGGCACGTCGCCGTGA
- a CDS encoding aspartate aminotransferase family protein, with amino-acid sequence MAAARTMHMVNSYDPSAGVPLGPQTAALIARRQKVLGAPYRLFYQRPVELSRGEGALLFDPEGADYLDAYNNVPAVGHSNARVQEAVAAQLGRLNTHTRYLTDSVVDYSERLLDLFPDHLEQVIYACTGSEAVDLALRVAAHVTGAHGVVITSNAYHGTTQASAAISPSLGPHNVLPPHVVTVMAPDPLRDPSGEGEAAALFASRVGEGIAELERRGIRFSALIVDSVLSSDGLVTHPAGVLAPAVEVARRHGGLYIADEVQPGFGRLGSAWWGFARHGVEPDLVVLGKPMGNGIPISAVVGRSRIFDAFGRDVRYFNTFGGNPVSIAAAQAVLDEIDQRDLRGNAELSGSALKQGLDELARQDARLGQVRGEGLFLAVELVDPDVGNGHDPHPALANAIVNGLRGKRVLVSASGRYDNVLKIRPPLVFEPQHAARLLTALDEVLDELPH; translated from the coding sequence GTGGCGGCAGCGAGAACGATGCACATGGTGAACAGCTACGACCCGTCTGCCGGGGTGCCCTTGGGGCCCCAGACGGCGGCCTTGATCGCACGACGCCAGAAGGTGCTCGGAGCCCCTTACCGCTTGTTCTACCAGCGGCCGGTCGAGCTGAGCCGGGGCGAAGGAGCGCTGCTCTTCGACCCCGAAGGTGCCGACTATCTCGACGCTTACAACAACGTGCCGGCCGTCGGCCACTCCAATGCGCGGGTGCAGGAGGCGGTCGCAGCACAGCTCGGCAGGCTGAACACGCACACCCGTTACCTCACCGACTCGGTCGTCGACTACAGCGAGCGGCTGCTCGATCTCTTCCCCGACCACCTCGAGCAGGTCATCTACGCCTGCACCGGCAGCGAGGCGGTCGACCTGGCGCTGCGCGTCGCCGCGCACGTGACGGGTGCGCACGGCGTCGTCATCACCTCGAACGCCTACCACGGCACCACCCAGGCATCGGCGGCGATCTCTCCGAGCCTCGGCCCCCACAACGTGCTGCCCCCGCATGTGGTCACCGTCATGGCACCCGACCCTCTGCGCGATCCGAGCGGCGAGGGTGAGGCGGCCGCCCTGTTCGCGAGTCGGGTGGGGGAGGGCATCGCCGAGCTCGAGCGACGGGGCATCCGGTTCTCGGCCCTCATCGTCGATTCGGTGCTGTCGAGCGACGGCCTGGTCACCCACCCGGCCGGAGTGCTCGCTCCTGCGGTCGAGGTGGCCCGACGGCACGGCGGTCTCTACATCGCCGATGAGGTGCAACCCGGCTTCGGCAGGCTCGGCTCGGCGTGGTGGGGCTTCGCGCGTCACGGGGTCGAACCCGACCTGGTGGTGCTCGGCAAACCGATGGGCAACGGCATCCCCATCTCGGCGGTGGTCGGTCGCTCCCGCATCTTCGACGCCTTCGGGCGCGACGTGCGCTACTTCAACACCTTCGGCGGCAACCCCGTGAGCATCGCCGCGGCGCAGGCCGTGCTCGACGAGATCGACCAGCGCGATCTGCGCGGGAACGCCGAGCTCAGCGGCTCCGCGCTGAAGCAGGGTCTCGACGAGCTCGCGCGACAGGACGCGCGCCTCGGTCAGGTGCGCGGGGAGGGCTTGTTCCTCGCCGTCGAGCTGGTCGACCCCGACGTCGGCAACGGCCACGACCCCCACCCGGCGCTCGCCAACGCCATCGTCAACGGGTTGCGGGGCAAGCGTGTGCTGGTCAGCGCATCCGGCCGCTACGACAACGTGCTGAAGATCCGCCCGCCGCTCGTGTTCGAGCCGCAGCACGCCGCCCGGCTGCTCACGGCGCTGGACGAGGTGCTCGACGAACTGCCGCACTGA
- a CDS encoding CdaR family transcriptional regulator, with protein MHNELDTETGRGMAEALRPTLLPLLEDPSVLVDEFIREFHNLQGYESAIVGEVDLRESNHRAVEYLIRTLLHASMPADLVDFPIQLGRKRARQGVPFNALSRAVRLNFSVLWRYIMAHNLPADELFLTYSAEFWKTLDLYVEDVQASYLDEANARGRNSAQLRDDLFRLLMLSGGGDRDAVRRLSASLGVDPGAQFRVVHARPGRDGEVLRLGQQLERQGIRAISHRFDEVAVLLVVVTDESRDFAAIRAVNQLDCSVSPVAHGVSQLPAAIEFGRALADVRPHTASGSYGMTLGWPRVLVSGMGRIGEMFADEVLSALLELPEAEREVHVETARVYLRTGSVGDTAKTLFCHRNTVVNRLNRIRELTEHDLSVPRDAAAFILALEYRGFEV; from the coding sequence TTGCACAATGAACTCGACACCGAGACGGGCCGCGGAATGGCGGAGGCGTTGCGCCCGACGCTCCTCCCCCTGCTCGAAGACCCGAGCGTGCTCGTCGACGAGTTCATCCGCGAGTTCCACAATCTGCAGGGCTACGAGTCGGCGATCGTCGGGGAGGTCGACCTGCGCGAGAGCAATCATCGTGCGGTGGAATACCTCATCCGCACCCTGCTGCACGCGAGCATGCCGGCCGACCTCGTCGACTTCCCCATCCAGCTCGGCCGCAAGCGCGCCAGGCAGGGTGTTCCGTTCAACGCGCTGAGCCGGGCGGTGCGGCTCAACTTCAGCGTGCTGTGGCGCTACATCATGGCCCACAACCTTCCCGCCGACGAGCTCTTCCTCACCTACTCCGCCGAGTTCTGGAAGACACTCGACCTCTACGTCGAAGACGTGCAGGCCTCCTACCTCGACGAGGCGAACGCGCGCGGCCGCAATTCGGCCCAACTGCGCGACGACCTGTTCCGACTGCTCATGCTGAGCGGCGGCGGCGATCGTGACGCGGTGCGACGACTGAGCGCCTCGCTCGGGGTCGACCCCGGCGCCCAGTTCAGGGTCGTGCACGCGCGTCCGGGGCGCGACGGCGAAGTGCTCCGGCTGGGGCAGCAGCTCGAACGCCAGGGCATCCGCGCCATCTCGCACCGCTTCGACGAGGTGGCCGTGCTGCTCGTCGTCGTCACCGACGAGTCTCGCGACTTCGCCGCGATCCGCGCGGTCAACCAGCTCGATTGTTCGGTGAGCCCCGTGGCGCACGGTGTCTCCCAGCTCCCCGCCGCCATCGAGTTCGGGCGCGCGCTCGCCGACGTGCGGCCGCACACCGCCTCGGGCTCCTACGGCATGACTCTGGGCTGGCCGCGGGTGCTCGTGTCGGGGATGGGCCGTATCGGCGAGATGTTCGCCGACGAGGTGCTGAGCGCGCTGCTCGAGCTGCCCGAGGCCGAGCGCGAGGTGCACGTCGAGACGGCGCGGGTCTATCTCCGCACCGGGTCGGTGGGTGACACGGCGAAGACCCTGTTCTGCCACCGCAACACCGTGGTGAACCGGCTGAACCGCATCCGGGAGCTCACCGAGCACGACCTGTCGGTGCCGCGCGATGCGGCGGCGTTCATCCTCGCGCTGGAGTATCGCGGCTTCGAGGTGTGA